GCCTGGCCTATGTGGTGATCTTCAGCCTGCCACTGGCTCGGGAGAAGTTCTTTCTTGACCCGTCGAATGTGATGGCGACGTCGACCGCGCTGGGGATCGGCGCGTTGGGGGCGGCGGCGATCGAGGCGACGTGGTGGATTCGGGCCAGGATGCTAGGCGTGGAACCGCGATTGTGGCGCTAGTCGGCTGTGGCTGGATAGGGCAAAGTAGGGTTGCCCCAGCGACGAGGGTTCCCTTAGGTCGTGGGGGCCCCGGGGAAGGGATGGAAAAGATGGGAATCCTGGACAAGGCGAAGGACCTGTTGGCGCAGAACGCCGACAAGGTCGAGACGGTGATCAACAAGGCCGGCGAATTCGCCGATGAGAAGACGCAACGCAAGTACTCCGACACCATCCACAAGGTGCAGGAGCAGGCCAAGAGGGTCGCCGGCTCCGATGCGACGGGTGACCAGCAGAACTGAGCATATGGCAAAGCTTTCCGGATCGATTGAAGTCCCGCTGCCGCCCGAACAGGCCTGGACGCATGCCTCCGACCTGTCCCGGTACAAGGAGTGGCTGACGATCCACCGGGTTTGGCGCAGCAAGCTGCCCGATGTCTTGGAAAAGGGTGCGGTCGTCGAGTCGATCGTCGAGGTCAAGGGCATGCACAACCGGATCAAGTGGACGATCGTGCGTTACAAGCCGCCGGAGGGCATGACGCTCAACGGCGATGGCGTCGGCGGTGTCAAGGTCAAGCTGATCGCCAGGGTCGCGCCGAAAGACGACAGGTCCGTCGTCAGCTTCGACGTGCATCTGGGTGGGCCGGCGCTGTTCGGCCCGATCGGCATGATCGTTGCCGCCGCGCTCCGAAGCGATATCCGCGAATCGCTGCAGAAGTTCGTCACCGTATTCGCCTCGTCCTGAGGCTCCCGCGGTCGAATCCGCCACCGATGAGTTTCGGGTTGGGGAGAGGTCGATACCGGTGAACCCCGATCGGAGGGCCTAAACGAAACCACAAGGAGGTCATCGTGCCCATCCGTGACCATGCGCCGCTGGGCGCACCCTGCTGGATCGACTTGACGACGTCGGACGTGGACCGCGCTCAAGCCTTCTACGGCACGGTATTCGGCTGGACGTTCGAGTCCGCGGGACCCGAGTACGGCGGATATATCAATGCCGCCAAGGACGGCCACCCCGTCGCCGGCCTGATGGCCAACAACCCGGATTGGCAGTCGCCGGACGCCTGGGCCACCTACTTCCACACCGCCGACATCAACGCGACAAGTTCCGCCGTGACCGCCGCGGGCGGCTCGTCGTGCCT
This is a stretch of genomic DNA from Mycobacterium lacus. It encodes these proteins:
- a CDS encoding antitoxin, which gives rise to MGILDKAKDLLAQNADKVETVINKAGEFADEKTQRKYSDTIHKVQEQAKRVAGSDATGDQQN
- a CDS encoding type II toxin-antitoxin system Rv0910 family toxin, which encodes MAKLSGSIEVPLPPEQAWTHASDLSRYKEWLTIHRVWRSKLPDVLEKGAVVESIVEVKGMHNRIKWTIVRYKPPEGMTLNGDGVGGVKVKLIARVAPKDDRSVVSFDVHLGGPALFGPIGMIVAAALRSDIRESLQKFVTVFASS